The following proteins come from a genomic window of Oncorhynchus mykiss isolate Arlee chromosome 19, USDA_OmykA_1.1, whole genome shotgun sequence:
- the LOC110497772 gene encoding growth/differentiation factor 6-A-like — MILTQSKEQGEFPKSSNPSNFLIYSYRPLKMDPIRAAVPLLWLSLCFGNILEAAVLGSLQYPSGADDNGLVSHLDERSRREPTAVSRKDPPINDTIVPHEYMVSLYRTLSEIESRGLNSSAPRTARLANTVTSFVDQGKDHSSWGSGQRYLFDLSSLSRTDELVEAELRILRKPPLDLLPVLTWGRNLYRLLLYTCPSEGNSGRRLLDSRTVDVLDGEPPKWDVFDVWASVKARRRSHRTAAGNDLLVACFDLLVVSELTKEAANPLTVGLRRQSRQPQERALLVAFSRTRRKENLFKEIREQIKAVRGHMGFLDPLNLSGDVVGHLSRRRRRRTALTSRSIGGAGGGGGGVGVGGGGRSGGGSGRRKTRCSRRQLHVNFKELGWDDWIIAPLDYEAHHCEGVCDFPLRSHLEPTNHAIIQTLMNSMDPDSSPPSCCVPSKLSPISILYIDSGNNVVYKQYEDMVVESCGCR; from the exons ATGATATTAACACAATCTAAAGAGCAAGGGGAGTTTCCAAAGTCATCAAACCCGTCCAACTTTCTCATTTACAGCTATAGACCACTGAAAATGGATCCTATTAGGGCTGCTGTTCCTTTGCTATGGCTTTCCCTGTGCTTTGGGAATATTCTGGAGGCAGCGGTACTTGGATCATTGCAGTACCCCTCCGGTGCGGATGATAACGGGCTTGTATCACATCTGGATGAGCGGAGTCGCAGAGAGCCGACAGCGGTGTCCAGGAAAGACCCTCCGATAAATGATACTATCGTCCCCCATGAGTATATGGTATCTCTATACAGGACACTATCTGAGATAGAGAGCAGAGGGCTTAACAGCAGTGCTCCTCGCACCGCAAGACTCGCCAACACCGTGACCAGTTTCGTGGATCAAGGAAAAG ATCACTCCTCCTGGGGAAGTGGCCAGCGCTATCTCTTCGATCTCTCCAGTCTGTCCAGGACTGATGAGCTTGTGGAGGCAGAACTGAGGATCCTGAGAAAGCCACCGCTGGATCTCCTTCCTGTGCTGACATGGGGCAGGAATCTTTATCGCCTCCTCCTCTACACTTGTCCGTCTGAGGGGAACTCTGGAAGACGGCTGCTGGATTCCAGGACAGTCGACGTTCTGGATGGCGAGCCTCCCAAATGGGATGTATTTGACGTGTGGGCAAGCGTGAAGGCTCGACGAAGGAGCCACAGGACAGCAGCGGGCAACGACCTCCTTGTGGCCTGCTTTGACCTGCTGGTTGTTTCAGAGTTGACCAAAGAGGCAGCCAACCCTCTTACAGTAGGGCTGCGACGCCAGTCTCGGCAGCCCCAGGAGAGGGCCTTGCTGGTGGCTTTTTCTCGCACCCGCAGGAAAGAAAACCTGTTCAAGGAGATCAGGGAGCAGATAAAGGCAGTGCGAGGACACATGGGTTTTCTGGATCCTTTGAACCTCTCTGGTGACGTGGTTGGTCACCTATCCAGGCGTCGCAGACGCCGGACTGCCCTGACCAGCAGATCTATAGGTGGAgctggtgggggaggaggaggcgtcggtgttggaggaggaggaaggagtggTGGAGGCAGCGGGCGCAGGAAGACTCGATGCAGCCGCAGGCAGCTCCACGTCAACTTCAAGGAGTTGGGCTGGGACGACTGGATCATCGCACCGCTGGATTACGAGGCGCACCACTGTGAGGGCGTGTGTGACTTTCCTCTGCGCTCACACCTGGAGCCAACAAATCACGCCATCATTCAGACACTTATGAACTCTATGGACCCTGACTCCAGCCCGCCCAGCTGCTGTGTCCCCTCCAAACTCAGCCCCATCAGCatcctctacattgactctggcAACAATGTGGTCTACAAGCAGTATGAGGACATGGTGGTGGAGAGCTGTGGCTGCAGGTAG
- the mtres1 gene encoding mitochondrial transcription rescue factor 1 isoform X1 yields the protein MQGLLIQALALRQLGRLSTRKLLNPGPGPYWTEWCPRTLHTRQLCGSTSFLTLGGHKLPKRWTSAKSRLVLHHMRFKSSKKKGGAKVVQEEEEDDEKDLEDSDYDDEPEDDSSVPKDYKDIEKYVQSFRYDVIMKAGLDIARNKVEDAFYGNKLWLNGQKLVKKSKLVKVGDTLDLVLLENKETDTVTLLRVIFKKELGESKDGDRYKVVLRRWKNLELPKQNAFKQRVCVQY from the exons ATGCAGGGATTGTTGATACAGGCACTGGCACTGAGACAGTTGGGAAGGCTGAGTACCCGAAAGCTGCTGAACCCTGGACCGGGACCTTACTGGACAGAATGGTGCCCAAGGACACTACACACCCGCCAGCTGTGTGGTTCCACCTCTTTCCTGACCCTTGGGGGACACAAGCTTCCTAAACGCTGGACTTCAGCTAAGAGCAGGTTGGTTCTTCATCACATGAGGTTCAAAAGCAGCAAGAAGAAAGGAGGCGCAAAGGTCgtacaggaagaggaagaagatgaTGAAAAGGACCTGGAGGACAGTGACTATGACGATGAACCTGAGGATGACTCCAGTGTGCCAAAAGACTACAAAGACATAGAGAAATATGTGCAGTCCTTTCGATATGATGTTATCATGAAAGCTGGCCTTGACATAGCACGCAA CAAAGTGGAGGATGCATTCTATGGCAACAAGCTTTGGCTAAATGGACAGAAACTTGTCAAGAAAAGTAAATTG GTTAAAGTTGGGGACACCTTGGACCTGGTATTGTTAGAGAACAAAGAAACAGACACTGTCACGCTTTTGAGAGTCATCTTTAAGAAGGAATTGGGTGAATCCAAGGATGGAGACCGGTACAAAGTTGTTCTGAGGCGCTGGAAAAACTTAGAACTTCCCAAGCAGAATGCCTTTAAACAACGAGTTTGTGTACAATACTGA
- the mtres1 gene encoding mitochondrial transcription rescue factor 1 (The RefSeq protein has 2 substitutions compared to this genomic sequence) has translation MQGLLIQALALRQLGRLSTRKLLNPGPGPYWTEWCPRTLHTRQLCGSTSFLTLGGHKLPKRWTSAKSRLVLHHMRFKSSKKKGGAKVVQEKEEDDEKDLEDSDCDDEPEDDSSVPKDYKDIEKYVQSFRYDVIMKAGLDIARNKVEDAFYGNKLWLNGQKLVKKSKLVKVGDTLDLVLLENKETDTVTLLRVIFKKELGESKDGDRYKVVLRRWKNLELPKQNAFKQRVCVQY, from the exons ATGCAGGGATTGTTGATACAGGCACTGGCACTGAGACAGTTGGGAAGGCTGAGTACCCGAAAGCTGCTGAACCCTGGACCGGGACCTTACTGGACAGAATGGTGCCCAAGGACACTACACACCCGCCAGCTGTGTGGTTCCACCTCTTTCCTGACCCTTGGGGGACACAAGCTTCCTAAACGCTGGACTTCAGCTAAGAGCAGGTTGGTTCTTCATCACATGAGGTTCAAAAGCAGCAAGAAGAAAGGAGGCGCAAAGGTCgtacaggaagaggaagaagatgaTGAAAAGGACCTGGAGGACAGTGACTATGACGATGAACCTGAGGATGACTCCAGTGTGCCAAAAGACTACAAAGACATAGAGAAATATGTGCAGTCCTTTCGATATGATGTTATCATGAAAGCTGGCCTTGACATAGCACGCAA CAAAGTGGAGGATGCATTCTATGGCAACAAGCTTTGGCTAAATGGACAGAAACTTGTCAAGAAAAGTAAATTG GTTAAAGTTGGGGACACCTTGGACCTGGTATTGTTAGAGAACAAAGAAACAGACACTGTCACGCTTTTGAGAGTCATCTTTAAGAAGGAATTGGGTGAATCCAAGGATGGAGACCGGTACAAAGTTGTTCTGAGGCGCTGGAAAAACTTAGAACTTCCCAAGCAGAATGCCTTTAAACAACGAGTTTGTGTACAATACTGA
- the LOC110497773 gene encoding BEN domain-containing protein 3, translating into MNSSDHRENTDGEMLEIEREPIQDIKTETDECSISETTEGPRRWYLGTSEATRKRTAKDMGCDSHNSKLLQSTSSKRVRVSSEAGRRLLRRLSEESTRPQSLCLTSAEKDPAQEKTIASYRKPLYSISHRITEKKHISSLDQQAQHEGGVQLSYSNILSPQLVNTGEHSRSEPLSALGAAGSMSSTDSNLYSLIEKMFFILNTLNSSMTQLHSKVDLLSLEVTRIKKQVKPSEMATEFQPPPEYLLTSEELSQLMEQTSNAGELGCRLLVHLFPELFKAKECTPGCIANKRTLDSLQLQLIRNYVKVCFPLVKNNNIWQDECLLQINNFFNRFWAQKDMESGPQSCGRQTITDFGLKAERNQPCHFINEEGQEVHLDLDSNSDHTNNKVVVPDLVFDTQEVGEDLDKLSSPEDFMFLVNRVFPEVFEEGKLLEGSVGKMILDSDRIEIIRKYMEANFPDVPEDSWLHVCVQRIEDAIEGYHSNSNGSEPENMNDESYGSTSLPDDVSIIKISDMCDYERPGHRSKKSLLVPVDFEQLEIPLPDFSVPQEYLLSREQLRNNYDCSLSIGNFASRLLVLTFPELFTYENTRKHYNCSGSLGKKQLDPVRVNLIRHYVELLYPQAKNDRVWTLEFVGKLDERCRRRDTEQRRSYQQQPKVYAPELEQGPVDFVAACQVNQLNTEHLKEDFEIPPLPPEKSSKDFCMIPLEELKVSIPDFPVPLVYLLSDTEVREIVQQSLSVGNFAARLLVRLFPELFTQENLRLQYNHSGACNKKQLDPVRLRLIRHYVEAVYPVEKMEEVWHYECVPSIDERCRRPNRKKCDILKKAKRSNTVS; encoded by the exons ATGAATTCCTCTGACCATAGGGAAAACACAGATGGCGAAATGCTGGAGATAG AGCGAGAACCCATTCAAGACATCAAGACGGAGACAGATGAATGTTCTATTAGTGAGACAACTGAAGGACCCCGAAGATGGTACCTTGGAACTAGTGAGGCCACCAGGAAACGTACTGCCAAGGACATGGGCTGTGACTCACACAATTCTAAACTGCTCCAGTCTACCAGCAGCAAAAGAGTCAGGGTCTCTAGTGAG GCAGGGCGACGCTTGCTGAGGAGATTGTCTGAAGAGTCCACAAGGCCACAATCTCTCTGCCTGACATCTGCAGAGAAGGACCCTGCCCAGGAGAAGACTATAGCCTCTTACAGAAAGCCTCTCTACAGCATCTCTCACAGAATCACAGAGAAGAAGCACATATCAAGCCTGGACCAGCAGGCTCAGCATGAGGGAGGAGTGCAGCTAAGCTACAGCAATATCTTATCCCCTCAACTGGTCAATACAGGGGAGCACAGCCGAAGTGAACCCCTCTCTGCCCTGGGGGCAGCAGGGTCCATGTCTTCAACAGACTCTAATCTATACTCCCTCATTGAGAAGATGTTTTTCATCCTCAATACGCTTAACTCAAGCATGACCCAACTGCACAGCAAGGTGGATCTACTTTCCCTGGAGGTCACTCGCATCAAAAAACAGGTCAAACCCTCAGAGATGGCAACTGAGTTCCAGCCTCCTCCAGAATACCTGTTAACAAGTGAGGAGCTGAGTCAACTGATGGAGCAGACATCAAATGCTGGCGAGTTGGGTTGTCGACTGCTAGTACATCTCTTCCCAGAACTTTTTAAAGCCAAGGAGTGCACTCCTGGTTGTATTGCCAACAAGAGAACGTTGGATTCCCTACAGCTGCAGCTAATACGCAACTATGTGAAGGTGTGTTTTCCTCTGGTAAAGAATAACAACATTTGGCAGGATGAATGCCTATTACAGATTAATAACTTCTTTAACCGCTTCTGGGCTCAGAAGGATATGGAGAGCGGGCCACAGTCATGTGGGAGACAGACTATTACAGACTTTGGTTTAAAAGCTGAACGGAACCAGCCCTGCCATTTTATAAATGAGGAGGGGCAAGAAGTGCACCTCGACTTAGACTCCAATAGTGACCACACCAACAATAAAGTAGTAGTGCCAGACCTTGTGTTTGACACTCAGGAGGTTGGAGAGGATCTTGATAAGCTCTCCTCCCCTGAAGACTTTATGTTTCTTGTAAACAGAGTTTTCCCAGAGGTTTTTGAGGAGGGGAAAttactagagggtagtgtgggaAAGATGATCCTGGACTCGGACAGGATAGAGATTATCCGTAAGTACATGGAAGCTAATTTTCCTGACGTCCCAGAGGATAGTtggctgcatgtgtgtgtgcagcgCATAGAAGATGCAATAGAGGGTTATCACAGTAACAGTAATGGCAGTGAGCCTGAGAACATGAACGATGAGAGCTATGGCTCCACAAGCCTCCCTGATGATGTCTCTATCATCAAGATCAGTGACATGTGTGACTACGAGAGACCAGGTCATAGGTCAAAAAAGTCGTTGCTTGTGCCAGTCGATTTTGAACAACTTGAGATCCCCCTACCAGATTTCAGTGTGCCTCAAGAGTATCTGCTCTCTAGGGAGCAACTGAGGAACAACTATGACTGTAGCTTGTCAATTGGGAACTTTGCCTCTCGCCTCTTGGTACTTACATTCCCTGAGCTCTTCACCTACGAGAACACACGGAAGCATTACAACTGTAGTGGCTCTCTCGGGAAGAAACAGCTTGATCCTGTGCGGGTCAACCTTATTCGCCACTATGTAGAGCTACTATATCCACAGGCCAAGAATGACAGAGTGTGGACCCTGGAATTTGTGGGTAAACTGGACGAGCGGTGCAGGCGACGAGACACGGAACAACGGAGGTCGTACCAGCAGCAACCCAAAGTCTATGCTCCTGAGTTGGAGCAAGGGCCTGTGGACTTTGTGGCTGCTTGCCAAGTGAACCAGCTCAACACAGAGCACTTGAAGGAGGACTTTGAGATCCCTCCACTACCCCCTGAAAAAAGTAGCAAAGACTTCTGCATGATCCCCCTGGAGGAATTGAAGGTGTCGATTCCAGACTTCCCAGTGCCTTTGGTCTACTTGCTCTCAGACACTGAGGTGCGAGAGATTGTCCAGCAGAGCCTTTCAGTGGGAAACTTTGCCGCCCGCCTACTGGTGCGCCTCTTCCCTGAGCTCTTCACTCAGGAGAACCTGCGGCTTCAGTATAACCATTCAGGCGCCTGCAACAAGAAACAGCTGGATCCAGTGCGTCTCAGGCTCATCCGCCACTATGTAGAAGCCGTGTACCCAGTTGAGAAGATGGAGGAGGTCTGGCATTATGAATGTGTGCCAAGCATAGATGAGCGATGCCGGCGGCCCAACCGCAAGAAGTGTGACATATTGAAGAAGGCCAAGAGATCAAATACTGTGTCCTAG